The Equus quagga isolate Etosha38 chromosome 2, UCLA_HA_Equagga_1.0, whole genome shotgun sequence genome has a window encoding:
- the CDH24 gene encoding cadherin-24, whose product MWGLVRLLLAWLGGWGCMGRLAAPARAWAGSRGSPGAALLRTRRSWVWNQFFVIEEYAGPEPVLIGKLHSDVDRGEGRTKYLLTGEGAGTVFVIDEATGNIHVTKSLDREEKAQYVLLAQAVDRASNRPLEPPSEFIIKVQDINDNPPIFPLGPYHATVPEMSNVGTSVIQVTAHDADDPSYGNSAKLVYTVLDGLPFFSVDPQTGVVRTAIPNMDRETQEEFLVVIQAKDMGGHMGGLSGSTTVTVTLSDVNDNPPKFPQSLYQFSVVETAGPGTLVGRLRAQDPDLGDNALMAYSILDGEGSEAFSISTDSQGRDGLLTIRKPLDFETRRSYSFRVEATNTLIDPAYLRRGPFKDVASVRVAVQDAPEPPAFTQAAYHLAVPENKAPGTLVGQVSAADLDSPASPIRYSILPHSDPERCFSIEPEDGTIRTAVPLDREARVWHNLTVLATELDSSAQASRVQVAIQTLDENDNAPQLAEPYDTFVCDSAPPGQLIQVIRALDRDEVGNSSRVSLQGPLGPDANFTVRDNRDGSASLLLPSRPAPPRQAPYLVPIELWDWGQPALSSTATVTVSVCRCRPDGSVASCWPEAQLSPAGLSTGALLAIVTCVGTLLALVVLFVALRRQKQEALMVLEEEDVRENIITYDDEGGGEEDTEAFDISALQNPDGAAPPAPGPPARRDVLPRARAPRQPRPPGPADVAQLLALRLREADDDPSVPPYDSVQVYGYEGRGSSCGSLSSLGSGSEAGGAPGPAEPLDDWGPLFRTLAELYGVKEPPGP is encoded by the exons ATGTGGGGCCTAGTGAGGCTCCTGCTGGCCTGGCTGGGTGGCTGGGGCTGCATGGGGCGCCTGGCAGCCCCAGCCCGGGCCTGGGCAGGGTCCCGTGGGAGCCCAGGAGCTGCACTGCTGCGGACCCGAAGGAGCTGGGTGTGGAACCAGTTCTTCGTCATTGAGGAATATGCCGGTCCAGAGCCTGTCCTTATTGGCAAG CTGCACTCGGATGTGGACAGGGGTGAGGGCCGCACCAAGTACCTGCTGACGGGGGAAGGGGCAGGCACCGTATTTGTCATTGACGAGGCCACAGGCAACATTCATGTCACGAAGAGCCTAGACCGGGAGGAGAAGGCACAGTACGTGCTACTGGCCCAAGCCGTGGACCGAGCCTCCAACCGGCCCCTGGAGCCCCCGTCAGAGTTCATCATCAAGGTGCAAGACATCAACGACAATCCACCCATCTTTCCCCTCGGGCCCTACCACGCCACAGTGCCCGAGATGTCCAATGTTG GGACATCAGTGATCCAGGTGACTGCTCACGATGCCGATGACCCCAGCTACGGGAACAGCGCCAAGCTGGTGTACACCGTGCTGGACGGACTGCCTTTCTTCTCTGTGGACCCCCAGACTG GAGTGGTGCGCACCGCCATCCCCAACATGGACCGGGAGACACAGGAGGAGTTCTTGGTGGTGATTCAGGCCAAGGACATGGGCGGCCACATGGGGGGGCTGTCGGGCAGCACTACAGTGACGGTCACCCTCAGCGATGTCAATGACAACCCCCCCAAGTTCCCTCAGA GCCTTTACCAGTTCTCCGTGGTGGAGACGGCTGGGCCGGGCACCCTGGTGGGCCGGCTGCGGGCCCAGGACCCAGACCTGGGGGACAACGCCCTCATGGCATACAGCATCCTGGATGGGGAGGGGTCCGAGGCCTTCAGCATCAGCACAGACTCCCAAGGTCGAGACGGGCTCCTCACTATCCGCAAG CCCCTAGACTTTGAGACCCGTCGCTCCTACTCTTTCCGTGTGGAGGCCACCAACACACTCATCGACCCAGCCTACCTGCGGCGAGGGCCCTTCAAGGACGTGGCCTCGGTGCGCGTGGCTGTGCAGGATGCCCCAGAGCCACCTGCCTTCACCCAGGCTGCCTACCACCTGGCAGTGCCCGAGAACAAGGCTCCCGGGACCCTGGTGGGCCAGGTCTCAGCCGCTGACCTGGACTCCCCGGCCAGTCCAATCAG ATACTCCATCCTCCCCCACTCGGACCCAGAGCGCTGCTTCTCCATCGAGCCCGAAGACGGCACCATCCGCACGGCAGTGCCCCTGGACCGCGAGGCTCGGGTCTGGCACAACCTCACAGTGCTGGCCACAGAGCTCG ACAGCTCCGCACAGGCCTCCCGGGTGCAAGTGGCCATCCAGACCCTGGATGAGAATGACAATGCTCCCCAGCTGGCTGAGCCCTACGACACCTTTGTGTGTGATTCTGCACCCCCTGGCCAG ctGATTCAGGTCATCCGGGCCCTGGACAGAGATGAAGTCGGCAACAGTAGCCGTGTCTCCCTTCAAGGTCCTCTGGGCCCTGATGCCAACTTCACTGTCCGGGACAACCGAG ATGGCTCCGCCAGCCTGCTGCTGCCCTCTCGCCCTGCTCCGCCCCGCCAGGCCCCCTACCTGGTTCCCATAGAACTGTGGGACTGGGGGCAGCCAGCACTGAGCAGCACTGCCACAGTGACTGTCAGCGTGTGCCGCTGCCGGCCTGATGGCTCCGTGGCGTCCTGCTGGCCCGAGGCTCAGCTCTCACCCGCTGGGCTCAGCACCGGGGCCCTGCTTGCCATTGTCACCTGTGTGGGCACCCTGCTTG ccctggtgGTGCTCTTCGTGGCCCTGCGGCGGCAGAAGCAGGAAGCCCTGAtggtgctggaggaggaggacgtCCGCGAGAACATCATCACCTACGACGACGAGGGCGGCGGCGAAGAGGACACGGAAGCCTTCGACATCAGCGCCCTGCAGAACCCCGACGGGGCGGCGCCGCCGGCCCCCGGCCCGCCCGCGCGCCGCGACGTGCTGCCCCGGGCCCGGGCGCCGCGCCAGCCCCGGCCTCCCGGCCCCGCCGACGTGGCCCAGCTCCTGGCGCTGCGGCTGCGCGAGGCAGACGACGACCCCAGCGTGCCGCCCTACGACTCGGTGCAGGTGTACGGCTACGAGGGCCGCGGCTCCTCCTGCGGCTCGCTCAGCTCCCTGGGCTCCGGCAGCGAGGCAGGCGGCGCCCCGGGCCCGGCCGAGCCGCTGGACGACTGGGGGCCGCTCTTCCGCACGCTGGCCGAGCTGTACGGGGTCAAGGAGCCCCCGGGCCCCTGA
- the PSMB11 gene encoding proteasome subunit beta type-11, with the protein MALQDVCKWQAPDTQGLSPHLPQAGGWAVPRGCDPQTFLQIHGPRLAHGTTTLAFRFRHGVIAAADTRSSCGNYVACPASRKVIPVHQHLLGTTSGTSADCTTWYRVLQRELRLRALREGQLPSVASAAKLLSAMMSHYRGLDLCVATALCGWDRSGPALFYVYSDGTRLQGDIFSVGSGSPYAYGVLDRGYRYDMTTQEAYALARCAVAHATHRDAYSGGSVDLFHVRESGWEYVSRNDAWVLYSELQKLPEPEKEEEEEASQAHPEPATPTELAKVENSPRGLEPGDSRMPAETETL; encoded by the coding sequence ATGGCTCTGCAGGATGTATGCAAGTGGCAGGCCCCGGACACCCAGGGACTGTCACCTCACCTGCCTCAGGCTGGTGGCTGGGCTGTGCCCCGGGGCTGTGACCCTCAAACCTTCTTGCAGATCCACGGCCCCAGGCTGGCCCATGGCACCACCACCCTGGCCTTCCGCTTCCGTCACGGAGTCATTGCTGCAGCTGACACGCGTTCCTCCTGTGGCAACTACGTGGCCTGTCCAGCCTCACGCAAGGTCATCCCTGTGCACCAGCACCTCCTGGGCACCACCTCTGGCACCTCCGCCGACTGTACCACATGGTACCGGGTGCTACAGCGGGAGCTGCGGCTGCGGGCACTGAGGGAGGGGCAGCTGCCCAGTGTGGCCAGTGCTGCCAAACTCTTGTCAGCCATGATGTCCCACTACCGGGGGCTGGATCTGTGTGTGGCCACTGCCCTGTGTGGCTGGGACCGCTCTGGCCCAGCCCTCTTCTATGTCTACAGCGATGGCACCCGCCTGCAGGGGGACATCTTTTCGGTGGGCTCTGGATCTCCCTATGCCTATGGTGTGCTGGACCGCGGCTACCGCTACGACATGACCACCCAGGAAGCCTACGCCCTGGCTCGCTGCGCCGTGGCCCACGCCACCCACCGTGATGCTTACTCTGGGGGTTCTGTAGACCTTTTTCACGTGCGAGAGAGTGGATGGGAGTATGTGTCGCGCAATGATGCCTGGGTGCTCTACTCTGAGCTGCAGAAACTCccagagccagagaaggaagaggaggaggaggccagccAGGCCCATCCGGAGCCTGCCACCCCCACAGAGCTGGCAAAGGTGGAGAACTCTCCGCGGGGGCTGGAACCCGGAGACTCCAGGATGCCCGCAGAGACTGAGACGCTGTGA
- the PSMB5 gene encoding proteasome subunit beta type-5 — protein MALASVLERPLPVNRSGFFGLGGRADLLDLGPGSPSDGLSLAAPSWGVPEEPRIEMLHGTTTLAFKFQHGVIVAADSRATAGAYIASQTVKKVIEINPYLLGTMAGGAADCSFWERLLARQCRIYELRNKERISVAAASKLLANMVYQYKGMGLSMGTMICGWDKRGPGLYYVDSEGNRISGATFSVGSGSVYAYGVMDRGYSYDLEVEQAYDLARRAIYQATYRDAYSGGAVNLYHVREDGWIRVSSDNVADLHDKYSGSTP, from the exons ATGGCGCTGGCCAGTGTGTTAGAGAGGCCGCTACCGGTGAACCGGAGCGGGTTTTTCGGACTCGGGGGTCGTGCGGATCTGCTGGACCTGGGTCCAGGGAGTCCCAGTGATGGGCTGAGCCTGGCCGCGCCCAGCTGGGGTGTCCCAGAGGAGCCGAGAATCGAAATGCTTCATGGAACCACCACCCTGGCCTTCAAG TTTCAACATGGAGTCATTGTTGCAGCGGACTCCCGGGCCACAGCGGGCGCCTACATTGCCTCCCAGACAGTAAAGAAGGTGATAGAGATCAACCCCTACCTGCTGGGCACCATGGCTGGAGGCGCAGCCGACTGCAGCTTCTGGGAGCGGCTACTGGCTCGGCAATGTCGAATCTATGAGCTTCGGAACAAGGAACGCATTTCGGTAGCAGCTGCCTCCAAGCTGCTTGCTAACATGGTGTATCAGTATAAAGGCATGGGGCTGTCCATGGGCACCATGATCTGCGGCTGGGATAAGAGAGGCCCTG GCCTCTACTACGTGGACAGTGAAGGAAACCGGATCTCAGGGGCCACCTTCTCTGTAGGTTCTGGCTCTGTGTATGCTTATGGGGTCATGGATCGGGGCTACTCCTATGATCTGGAGGTGGAACAGGCCTATGATCTGGCCCGTCGAGCCATCTACCAAGCCACCTACAGAGATGCCTACTCGGGAGGTGCCGTCAACCTCTACCACGTCAGGGAGGATGGCTGGATCCGAGTCTCCAGTGACAACGTGGCTGATCTACATGACAAGTATAGTGGATCCACCCCCTGA